A stretch of the Corythoichthys intestinalis isolate RoL2023-P3 chromosome 22, ASM3026506v1, whole genome shotgun sequence genome encodes the following:
- the LOC130910980 gene encoding uncharacterized protein LOC130910980 — MTENKSRKSYTQSFASSKSSSHASSKASIELLRAKARAEAAQARASYAQKEIEIKVEQARLQATLDALRAEQEKEAALAEANALEAGLHELGLETRSETYEISLPDNQQQRTAQYVLEQATVAAAQQISFPKADNLSRTPPSQSEDVKQEDMSSHLLNSAALDNSLNARQSASFKPLMPVIQTAPKAFNHSECAPTQPTYDLAKYLARSQLITIGLSAFDDQPMNYWAWKSSFKNAVAGLDLSAVEELDLLIRYLGKNSARQVKQMKAVNIRCPETGLRMAWERLEETYGSVEAIEQALFYKIESFPKIATREPFKLQDLADLLLELEAAKLDGYLSGMSYLDTSRGIQPIVDKLPYNIQEKWMAYGSKYKRDHGASFPPFTVFANFIRIEAKIRTDPSFNLYSSNQPAPERKYGPKTPISVHKTQVSLEDKSEGEKMKTPANPNKQCPVHNKPHPLKRCRGFREKCLDERKQILKKFNVCFRCCSSSDHLAKNCTAEIVCTECGSNTHIDALHPGSAPWESKASLPITRQGGENDKADTQEVTSSCTEVCGEGVSARECSKITLVNVYPAGQKELTRKMYAILDEQSNRSLARSQFFDLFQIQATSHPYVLRTCAGLTGVTGRRACGFMVESVNEKLNIPLPTLLECNEIPNNRSEIPTPEAARHHSHLQQIADMIPPLEPTADILLLLGRDVLRVHKVRQQINGPGDSPFAQRLDLGWVVVGDVCLDGVHKPSQVNAYKTFILENGRTSYFQPCSSQIRVKETFTEVPEHLHSSPQIVPSVHSPTYNVDNVGHQIFARTADDHKLAPSFEDAQFLQIMDSEFYQDSDNSWVGPLPFKSPRQRLPNNRQLANDRLMSLRRTLDKRPEMKAHFIEFMENMLSRGHAEVAPPLERNQECWYLPLFGVYHPKKPGKIRIVFDSSAPYEGVSLNDVLLTGPDLNNSLVGVLMRFRKEQVATTADIEHMFHCFVVKANHRDFLRFLWYKDNDISSEVAEYRMCVHIFGNSPSPSVAMYGLKRAAASGEEDYGSDVRQFIERDFYVDDALRSFPTEEEAVHVLKRAQSTLASSNLRLHKITSNRSSVLEAFPPEDRAKDIENLDLCAQDLPVQRSLGLLRNIGTDSFVFNFDEDQKPFTRRGVLSTVNSLYDPLGFLAPITIQGRFILRELNTVTADWDTALPDNMNAEWSNWKNSLQDLQGLKIPRPYTSISTVSAQKKELCVFADASVKAIAAVAYIKVSTADKTEVGFVFGKAKLAPQAGLTIPRLELCAAVLAVEVAELVVAEMDITFDNIEFYTDSKVVLGYIYNQSRRFYVYVHNRVQRILQSARPNQWKYIPSELNPADYGSRSVPAAQLSTTTWLEGPAFLTKSSVQFPSPDTYHLVDPALDTEIRPAVTTNFTRVTTSTLSPTRFEKFSNYRNLLRALACLIHVAHCFHHSNQTSSCHGWHRCRPTEEELIKAKVCVVKTVQYECYKEEFRCIQEKTKIPPSSSLWKLNPILDKDGLLRVGGRITQSELGIDITNPLIIPARHHFAMLLIRHYHESVKHQGRHFTEGNCEVKQNVNKWENCHVSESKWHPLSHMSASMFSDHGMSCRVVQEEDKLTPKDGQ, encoded by the exons ATGACTGAAAACAAATCTCGCAAAAGTTACACTCAGTCATTCGCCTCAAGTAAATCTTCATCACACGCAAGCTCAAAGGCGAGCATTGAACTGCTAAGAGCTAAAGCAAGAGCAGAAGCTGCCCAAGCCAGGGCTTCCTACGCACAAaaagaaattgaaataaaagtTGAACAAGCTCGTTTACAAGCCACTCTTGATGCACTTAGAGCTGAGCAAGAAAAGGAGGCTGCTTTAGCCGAAGCTAATGCTCTTGAAGCTGGCCTACATGAATTAGGCCTTGAAACACGCAGTGAAACTTATGAGATCTCTCTGCCTGATAACCAGCAACAACGAACTGCCCAATATGTTTTAGAGCAAGCTACTGTCGCTGCAGCTCAACAGATCAGTTTCCCCAAGGCTGATAATCTCTCTCGAACACCTCCTTCTCAGTCAGAAGACGTAAAGCAAGAAGATATGTCAAGCCACCTGTTAAACAGCGCTGCACTCGACAACAGCCTCAATGCACGTCAGTCAgctagctttaaaccactcatgccTGTTATCCAAACTGCTCCTAAAGCATTCAATCACAGTGAATGTGCGCCAACTCAGCCAACCTACGACCTTGCCAAGTACCTCGCCCGCAGTCAGCTCATAACCATCGGTCTTTCTGCCTTCGACGACCAGCCGATGAACTACTGGGCGTGGAAATCATCTTTCAAGAACGCTGTAGCAGGGCTAGACCTTTCCGCGGTAGAAGAGCTTGATTTGCTAATCCGGTATCTTGGAAAAAACTCAGCCAGACAAGTCAAACAGATGAAAGCAGTGAACATCAGGTGCCCTGAAACTGGTTTGAGAATGGCCTGGGAAAGACTTGAAGAAACATATGGCTCTGTAGAGGCTATAGAACAAGCGCTGTTCTATAAGATAGAAAGCTTCCCCAAAATCGCAACACGAGAACCTTTCAAACTTCAAGACCTGGCTGATCTACTATTAGAGCTCGAGGCTGCTAAGCTTGATGGTTACTTATCTGGCATGTCGTATTTAGACACATCTAGGGGGATCCAACCGatcgttgacaaattgccttACAACATACAGGAGAAGTGGATGGCCTACGGCTCCAAGTACAAGCGTGACCATGGTGCCAGCTTTCCACCTTTCACCGTTTTTGCCAACTTCATACGTATTGAAGCCAAAATACGTACTGACCCCAGTTTCAACCTGTACAGCTCTAACCAGCCAGCACCTGAAAGAAAATATGGTCCTAAAACACCCATATCCGTTCATAAAACTCAAGTGTCATTAGAGGACAAGTCAGAGGGAGAAAAGATGAAaacgccagcaaacccaaacaaACAATGTCCGGTTCACAATAAACCCCATCCATTGAAACGTTGCAGAGGATTCAGAGAGAAATGTCTGGATGAACGGAAACAGATTCTCAAGAAGTTCAACGTCTGCTTTCGTTGCTGCTCATCCTCCGATCACCTAGCAAAGAACTGCACCGCAGAAATTGTATGTACAGAATGTGGCAGTAATACTCACATCGATGCCCTCCATCCAGGTTCTGCTCCCTGGGAGTCTAAAGCGTCCCTTCCCATCACAAGGCAAGGCGGGGAGAACGACAAAGCGGACACCCAAGAAGTTACTTCGAGCTGCACTGAGGTCTGCGGAGAAGGTGTGAGTGCAAGGGAATGTTCAAAGATAACGCTGGTGAATGTGTACCCTGCTGGTCAGAAGGAGCTGACAAGAAAAATGTACGCAATCTTGGATGAACAGAGCAACCGCTCACTTGCTCGCTCTCAGTTCTTTGACCTGTTTCAGATCCAAGCAACAAGTCATCCCTACGTGCTAAGAACGTGCGCTGGGCTCACAGGAGTAACAGGAAGAAGAGCTTGTGGCTTCATGGTAGAGTCAGTGAACGAAAAGTTAAACATTCCTCTGCCGACACTCCTCGAATGCAATGAAATTCCTAACAACCGTTCAGAAATTCCTACACCAGAAGCTGCACGTCATCACTCTCATCTGCAACAGATCGCTGACATGATCCCGCCACTAGAACCCACAGCTGACATACTGCTTTTGCTCGGCAGAGATGTTCTAAGGGTGCATaaagtcagacagcaaataaaCGGACCAGGTGACTCCCCATTTGCTCAAAGACTTGATTTAGGATGGGTGGTGGTAGGTGACGTCTGTCTGGACGGAGTGCATAAACCTTCACAAGTCAATGCCTACAAAACCTTCATCCTCGAGAATGGCCGCACAAGCTATTTCCAACCATGCAGCAGTCAAATCAGAGTCAAAGAGACGTTCACAGAGGTTCCAGAACACCTTCACAGCTCACCACAAATCGTCCCAAGTGTTCACAGTCCAACGTATAATGTGGACAACGTCGGCCATCAGATTTTTGCACGTACAGCAGATGATCACAAACTTGCTCCTTCATTCGAGGACGCACAGTTTCTCCAAATCATGGACTCGGAGTTTTATCAGGACAGTGATAATAGCTGGGTGGGCCCCTTACCCTTCAAGTCGCCACGACAACGGCTTCCCAATAACAGACAACTGGCTAATGACCGGCTCATGTCTCTCAGACGCACTCTAGACAAACGTCCTGAAATGAAGGCACACTTCATCGAGTTTATGGAAAACATGCTCAGCAGAGGACACGCAGAAGTTGCGCCACCTCTTGAAAGGAATCAAGAATGCTGGTACCTTCCTCTGTTTGGAGTTTATCACCCTAAGAAACCTGGCAAAATCAGAATTGTGTTCGACTCAAGTGCTCCTTACGAAGGAGTTTCGCTCAATGATGTGTTGCTAACAGGCCCTGACCTCAACAATAGTCTCGTGGGTGTACTAATGAGGTTCAGAAAGGAACAAGTCGCGACAACAGCTGATATTGAACACATGTTTCACTGTTTCGTCGTCAAAGCCAACCACAGAGACTTTCTCCGCTTCCTATGGTACAAAGATAACGACATTTCTTCAGAAGTCGCTGAATACCGTATGTGCGTGCACATATTTGGAAACAGTCCTTCACCTTCTGTCGCAATGTACGGCCTGAAAAGAGCTGCAGCTAGTGGTGAAGAGGATTATGGAAGTGATGTAAGACAGTTTATTGAGCGAGATTTCTACGTTGACGATGCTTTGAGGTCATTTCCTACTGAGGAGGAAGCAGTCCACGTCCTCAAACGAGCACAAAGCACCCTTGCATCTTCAAACCTCAGACTACACAAAATCACGTCAAACCGTTCATCTGTCTTAGAGGCCTTTCCACCTGAGGACAGAGCGAAAGACATCGAGAACTTAGATTTGTGTGCTCAAGATCTACCAGTTCAACGCAGTCTAGGGCTGTTAAGGAATATTGGTACAGACTCTTTCGTATTCAACTTCGATGAAGATCAAAAACCCTTTACACGTAGAGGCGTCCTCTCTACTGTTAATAGTCTGTACGACCCACTTGGGTTTCTCGCCCCAATCACGATCCAAGGCAGATTCATCCTGAGAGAACTCAACACAGTTACAGCAGACTGGGATACAGCTCTTCCAGACAACATGAATGCAGAGTGGAGTAACTGGAAAAACTCACTCCAAGACTTACAAGGTCTGAAAATACCACGTCCATACACATCCATTTCCACAGTGAGTGCTCAGAAAAAAGAACTTTGTGTATTCGCCGACGCCTCTGTGAAAGCCATTGCTGCTGTTGCCTACATAAAAGTATCCACTGCAGACAAAACAGAAGTGGGCTTTGTATTCGGTAAAGCAAAGCTGGCTCCTCAGGCAGGTCTGACCATCCCGAGGTTGGAGTTATGCGCAGCGGTTCTCGCAGTCGAAGTTGCAGAACTAGTTGTTGCAGAAATGGACATTACATTCGACAACATTGAATTTTACACGGACAGTAAAGTTGTTCTAGGGTACATATACAATCAGTCCCGAAGATTTTATGTGTACGTGCATAACAGAGTGCAACGCATTCTCCAATCAGCACGTCCCAACCAGTGGAAATACATTCCATCTGAGCTCAACCCAGCGGACTATGGGTCCCGGTCTGTACCAGCTGCACAGCTTAGCACCACAACGTGGTTAGAAGGACCAGCTTTCCTAACCAAGTCTTCTGTGCAGTTTCCATCTCCAGACACGTACCATCTTGTTGATCCTGCCCTCGACACAGAAATACGTCCCGCAGTGACAACAAACTTCACTCGTGTGACAACGTCTACACTAAGTCCCACACGCTTTGAAAAGTTCTCCAACTACAGGAATCTTCTCAGAGCACTAGCTTGTCTAATCCAcgtggctcattgttttcaccaCTCCAACCAAACTTCTAGCTGTCACGGTTGGCACCGCTGTCGACCTACAGAAGAAGAGCTGATTAAAGCCAAAGTTTGTGTTGTAAAGACTGTTCAATACGAGTGCTACAAAGAAGAATTCAGATGCATACAAGAGAAGACCAAAATACCTCCCTCAAGCAGTCTTTGGAAACTGAACCCCATTCTCGACAAAGACGGACTTCTAAGAGTAGGAGGTCGTATTACACAGTCTGAACTTGGTATTGACATCACCAACCCTCTCATCATCCCAGCGCGGCACCACTTCGCTATGCTTCTAATACGCCACTACCATGAGTCTGTGAAACATCAGGGGAGACATTTCACAGAAG GAAATTGCGAGGTAAAACAGAATGTCAACAAATGGGAGAATTGCCATGTGAGCGAATCCAAGTGGCACCCCCTTTCACATATGTCGGCGTCGATGTTTTCGGACCATGGGATGTCATGTCGCGTCGTACAAGAGGAGGACAAGCTAACTCCAAAAGATGGGCAGTGA